The following coding sequences are from one Triticum aestivum cultivar Chinese Spring chromosome 5A, IWGSC CS RefSeq v2.1, whole genome shotgun sequence window:
- the LOC123108073 gene encoding uncharacterized PE-PGRS family protein PE_PGRS46-like has translation MTRNRKCSRTAASLALLCLALAAHGVAAARTVPAAAGVAAQASLPAATESGAGAGGVGAADAKNLFVGMGGMGNLPGLPAVGGGYGGGFGNNGAGVSTGITGPLGGVLGGVRSVSFLGSVGGAGGIPCGGFRGGGAPFGGLGGVYGGGGTGGATP, from the coding sequence ATGACCAGGAACAGGAAGTGCTCTCGCACTGCAGCCTCCCTTGCCCTGCTCTGCCTCGCGCTGGCGGCACACGGTGTGGCAGCTGCCAGGACCGTGCCTGCTGCAGCTGGCGTCGCGGCGCAGGCCTCGCTTCCGGCCGCCACAGAGAGCGGAGCCGGTGCAGGTGGAGTGGGCGCAGCGGACGCGAAGAACCTGTTCGTGGGCATGGGAGGCATGGGGAACCTGCCGGGCCTCCCGGCCGTCGGCGGTGGCTACGGCGGGGGCTTCGGCAACAACGGAGCCGGCGTCTCCACCGGTATCACGGGCCCGCTCGGCGGCGTCTTGGGTGGCGTGCGGAGTGTCAGTTTCCTGGGCAGCGTCGGGGGTGCCGGCGGTATCCCGTGCGGAGGCTTCCGCGGGGGCGGTGCCCCGTTTGGCGGGCTCGGAGGCGTGTACGGCGGCGGAGGCACCGGCGGTGCCACGCCTTGA